In a genomic window of Saccharothrix sp. HUAS TT1:
- a CDS encoding amidohydrolase: MNPVVSNLLPPSPAPAPTAIDVVPLDPAVEDPAPVPDLGAGRGPEWLDDWLAANLARVVSWRRTLHANPEPMREEFRTTATIVEVLRSLGLDPRVLPVGTGVICEVGAGPRCVALRADIDALAVEETTGLPFASRVPGVSHACGHDVHTAILLGAAAALASAPGLPGRVRLLFQPAEEEPGGAHDVIAAGGVEGVERIFGLHCDPKVLVGRIGTRVGPVTSACDMLELRVTACGAGRRNELSSDVVHALGVVATGLPAMLARRVDPRSGTVLAWGRMDAPETPAGTPREGVLRGTLRTGDPVVNAQLPALVQEILGSLLRPTGVRFELDHVRAVPVVDNDPGSTLLLQAAIAAAVGPQAVAPTAQSSGGEDFGWYLEHVPGSYARLGAWSGEGPQGDLHQPTFHADERALPVGVRALVHAALAALA; encoded by the coding sequence ATGAACCCCGTCGTGAGCAACCTGCTGCCGCCGTCGCCCGCTCCCGCGCCGACGGCGATCGACGTCGTCCCGCTCGACCCGGCGGTCGAGGACCCGGCGCCGGTGCCCGACCTCGGCGCCGGGCGCGGACCTGAGTGGCTGGACGACTGGCTCGCGGCGAACCTGGCCCGGGTCGTGTCGTGGCGGCGCACCCTGCACGCGAACCCCGAGCCGATGCGCGAGGAGTTCCGCACCACGGCCACGATCGTCGAGGTGCTGCGCTCGCTCGGGCTGGACCCCCGCGTGCTGCCCGTCGGCACCGGCGTGATCTGCGAGGTCGGCGCCGGGCCGCGCTGCGTCGCCCTGCGCGCCGACATCGACGCCCTGGCGGTGGAGGAGACCACCGGCCTGCCCTTCGCCTCACGCGTGCCGGGCGTCTCGCACGCGTGCGGGCACGACGTGCACACCGCGATCCTGCTCGGCGCGGCGGCGGCGCTGGCGTCCGCGCCCGGGTTGCCCGGCCGGGTGCGGCTGCTGTTCCAACCGGCCGAGGAGGAGCCGGGCGGCGCGCACGACGTGATCGCGGCGGGCGGCGTCGAGGGCGTGGAGCGGATCTTCGGCCTGCACTGCGACCCCAAGGTGCTCGTCGGTCGGATCGGGACCAGGGTCGGACCCGTCACGTCGGCGTGCGACATGCTCGAACTGCGGGTCACCGCGTGCGGCGCGGGCCGGCGCAACGAGCTGAGCTCCGACGTGGTGCACGCGCTGGGCGTGGTGGCCACCGGCCTGCCCGCGATGCTCGCCCGCCGCGTCGACCCCCGCTCCGGCACGGTGCTGGCGTGGGGTCGGATGGACGCGCCCGAAACACCCGCCGGCACGCCGCGCGAAGGCGTCCTGCGCGGCACGCTGCGCACCGGCGACCCGGTGGTCAACGCCCAGCTGCCCGCCCTGGTGCAGGAGATCCTCGGCTCGCTGCTGCGCCCGACGGGCGTGCGGTTCGAGCTCGACCACGTCCGGGCCGTGCCGGTGGTGGACAACGACCCGGGCAGCACGCTCCTGCTCCAGGCCGCGATCGCCGCCGCCGTCGGCCCGCAGGCCGTCGCGCCGACCGCCCAGTCCTCCGGTGGCGAGGACTTCGGCTGGTACCTCGAACACGTGCCGGGCTCGTACGCGCGGCTGGGCGCCTGGTCGGGGGAGGGCCCGCAGGGCGACCTGCACCAGCCGACCTTCCACGCCGACGAACGCGCCCTGCCGGTCGGCGTGCGCGCGCTGGTCCACGCCGCCCTCGCCGCGCTGGCCTGA
- a CDS encoding AGE family epimerase/isomerase → MIDQDLREQAETELRHRILPFWLGLVDREHGGIHGHVDADLVVHREADKGAVLTCRFLWTFSAAHRLFGDPSYLAAARHAYRFVTAHLLDAEHGGVFWSVDRTGAPADTDKHVYAQAFALYAFSEYHRATGDPDALARATALHDLITGVGHDPASGAYREQFDRAWTPKPNALLGEHTLADITMNTHLHVLEALTAYHVVAPTPAVADRVTALLHTFRDRFYDPRRRSLRVFLDSGWRELGDVMSFGHDVEASWLIDEACHEVGGDLSDVVVGLASGTAERAVLADGSVANESVGGRLDATRVWWVQAEAVVGFLNAHERTGDPAFRALALDTWDYIATGVVDPRPTGEWLYGRDAAGVPLRKEAAGMWKCCYHNGRLCLELVRRLAVAADLDRGAGLVGQPGTRNAAT, encoded by the coding sequence ATGATCGACCAGGACCTGCGCGAGCAGGCGGAGACCGAGCTGCGGCACCGCATCCTGCCGTTCTGGCTGGGGCTGGTCGACCGCGAGCACGGCGGCATCCACGGCCACGTCGACGCGGACCTGGTGGTCCACCGCGAGGCGGACAAGGGCGCGGTCCTCACGTGCCGGTTCCTGTGGACCTTCTCCGCCGCCCACCGGCTGTTCGGCGACCCCTCCTACCTGGCCGCCGCGCGGCACGCGTACCGGTTCGTCACCGCGCACCTCCTCGACGCCGAGCACGGCGGGGTGTTCTGGTCGGTCGACCGCACCGGCGCGCCGGCGGACACCGACAAGCACGTCTACGCCCAGGCTTTCGCGCTCTACGCGTTCAGCGAGTACCACCGCGCGACCGGCGACCCGGACGCGCTGGCCCGCGCGACGGCGTTGCACGACCTGATCACCGGCGTCGGGCACGACCCGGCGAGCGGCGCCTACCGCGAGCAGTTCGACCGGGCCTGGACGCCGAAGCCGAACGCCCTGCTCGGCGAGCACACCCTCGCCGACATCACCATGAACACCCACCTGCACGTGCTGGAGGCGTTGACCGCCTACCACGTCGTGGCGCCGACCCCGGCCGTGGCCGATCGCGTCACGGCGTTGCTGCACACCTTCCGCGACCGGTTCTACGACCCGCGTCGCCGCTCGCTGCGGGTGTTCCTCGACTCCGGGTGGCGCGAGCTGGGCGACGTCATGTCGTTCGGGCACGACGTCGAGGCGAGCTGGCTGATCGACGAGGCGTGCCACGAGGTCGGCGGCGACCTGTCGGACGTCGTGGTCGGGCTGGCGTCCGGCACGGCCGAGCGGGCGGTGCTCGCGGACGGCTCGGTGGCCAACGAGTCGGTCGGCGGGCGGCTCGACGCGACCCGCGTCTGGTGGGTGCAGGCCGAGGCGGTCGTCGGCTTCCTCAACGCGCACGAGCGCACCGGCGACCCGGCGTTCCGCGCGCTGGCGCTCGACACCTGGGACTACATCGCCACCGGGGTGGTCGACCCGCGACCGACCGGCGAGTGGCTCTACGGCCGGGACGCGGCCGGCGTGCCGCTGCGGAAGGAGGCGGCCGGGATGTGGAAGTGCTGCTACCACAACGGTCGCCTCTGCCTGGAGCTGGTGCGGCGGCTCGCGGTGGCCGCGGACCTTGACCGGGGAGCCGGACTCGTCGGTCAACCGGGGACCCGGAACGCGGCGACGTAG
- a CDS encoding alpha/beta fold hydrolase, with product MAERVVRVADVQLWSEDLGDPEGTPVLLVMGANTSATGWPDGFVDLLLRGGCRVVRYDHRDTGRSSAAEPTYDLGDLARDAVAVLDAHGVERAHVVGLSMGGLIGQLLAVDHADRLRSLTLALTGALDMGSDGEDRPADGERLERVIALAEPGADVEAELDRRVALWRELHGDALPFDAAEYRRLEERAIAHAGTFAPATAHVRLGSTPLPRGADDLRGATTPTLVVQGAEDPFYPPGFGRHLAGLLPDARLLVVPDLGHGLPAAVHRLVAEAVLDHVRRHDVKP from the coding sequence GTGGCGGAACGCGTGGTGCGGGTGGCCGACGTCCAGCTCTGGAGCGAGGACCTGGGCGACCCGGAGGGCACGCCGGTCCTGCTGGTGATGGGCGCCAACACCTCGGCCACGGGCTGGCCCGACGGGTTCGTCGACCTGCTGCTGCGCGGCGGGTGCCGGGTCGTCCGCTACGACCACCGCGACACCGGCAGGTCGTCGGCGGCCGAGCCCACCTACGACCTGGGCGACCTCGCCCGGGACGCGGTGGCGGTGCTCGACGCCCACGGTGTCGAGCGGGCGCACGTGGTCGGGTTGTCGATGGGCGGGTTGATCGGCCAGCTGCTGGCGGTCGACCACGCCGACCGCCTGCGCTCGCTCACCCTCGCCCTGACCGGCGCGCTCGACATGGGCAGCGACGGCGAGGACCGGCCCGCCGACGGTGAACGCCTGGAGCGGGTGATCGCCCTGGCCGAGCCGGGCGCGGACGTCGAGGCCGAGCTGGACCGCCGGGTCGCGCTGTGGCGGGAGCTGCACGGCGACGCGCTGCCGTTCGACGCGGCGGAGTACCGGCGGCTGGAGGAGCGGGCCATCGCGCACGCCGGCACGTTCGCCCCGGCCACCGCGCACGTGCGGCTCGGCTCGACACCGCTGCCGCGCGGCGCGGACGACCTGCGTGGCGCGACCACCCCGACTCTGGTCGTGCAGGGCGCCGAGGACCCGTTCTACCCGCCGGGCTTCGGCAGGCACCTGGCGGGCCTGCTGCCCGACGCCCGGCTCCTGGTGGTGCCGGACCTCGGGCACGGCCTGCCCGCCGCTGTGCACCGGCTCGTGGCCGAGGCGGTCCTCGACCACGTCCGGCGGCACGACGTCAAGCCCTGA
- a CDS encoding PHB depolymerase family esterase, with amino-acid sequence MPDSRPDPTAHRPVATLVAVLALLVATCAHLVAAPPPAAAATLQEVTGFGSNPGNLQMFRYAPAGLTAGRPVVVALHGCQQNAAGYGGSTGWPQLADRWKFTVVVPQQRSQNNANSCFNWFEPGDTRRGSGEALSIKQMVDRAKQDNGSTSAYVSGLSAGGAMTAVMLATYPDVFAGGGIVAGLPYQCATTVGAAFGCMNPGTNLTPAQWGDKVRSAFSYSGPRPKVSIWHGTADTTVRPLNGAELVEQWTNANGTDQTPDVSDTVAGYPHRVYGGTVEHYSITGMDHGQPVDPGTGATQCGSTASWVLDVNICAAYHLARFWGIDGGGTTPTTTTTTTTTSRPPYTETVTATATNHYVAQRIDVTEYNKLGVRYGYNTPFALYHCGADWTDKADCSAI; translated from the coding sequence ATGCCGGACAGTCGCCCCGACCCGACCGCCCACCGTCCCGTCGCGACGCTCGTGGCGGTGCTGGCCCTGCTCGTCGCCACCTGCGCCCACCTCGTCGCCGCACCGCCGCCGGCCGCCGCGGCGACCCTGCAGGAGGTCACCGGGTTCGGCTCCAACCCGGGCAACCTGCAGATGTTCCGGTACGCGCCCGCCGGGCTGACCGCCGGTCGCCCGGTCGTCGTCGCCCTGCACGGCTGCCAGCAGAACGCCGCCGGTTACGGCGGCAGCACCGGCTGGCCGCAACTGGCCGACCGCTGGAAGTTCACCGTCGTGGTGCCGCAGCAGAGGTCGCAGAACAACGCCAACTCCTGCTTCAACTGGTTCGAGCCGGGCGACACCCGCCGCGGCTCCGGGGAAGCGCTGTCCATCAAGCAGATGGTGGACCGGGCCAAGCAGGACAACGGCTCCACGTCCGCCTACGTCAGCGGCCTGTCCGCGGGCGGCGCGATGACCGCGGTCATGCTCGCCACCTACCCGGACGTGTTCGCGGGCGGCGGCATCGTCGCCGGGTTGCCCTACCAGTGCGCCACCACCGTCGGCGCCGCGTTCGGCTGCATGAACCCCGGCACGAACCTCACCCCGGCCCAGTGGGGCGACAAGGTCCGATCCGCCTTCTCCTACTCCGGCCCGCGCCCGAAGGTGTCCATCTGGCACGGCACCGCCGACACCACGGTCCGGCCGCTCAACGGCGCCGAGCTGGTCGAGCAGTGGACCAACGCCAACGGCACCGACCAGACCCCGGACGTCAGCGACACCGTCGCCGGCTACCCGCACCGGGTCTATGGCGGCACGGTCGAGCACTACTCGATCACCGGCATGGACCACGGCCAGCCCGTCGACCCCGGCACCGGCGCGACCCAGTGCGGCAGCACCGCCTCCTGGGTGCTCGACGTGAACATCTGCGCCGCCTACCACCTGGCCCGGTTCTGGGGCATCGACGGCGGCGGCACGACCCCGACCACCACTACGACCACCACCACGACCTCGCGTCCGCCCTACACCGAAACCGTCACCGCCACGGCGACCAACCACTACGTGGCCCAGCGGATCGACGTCACCGAGTACAACAAGCTGGGGGTCCGCTACGGCTACAACACGCCGTTCGCGCTCTACCACTGCGGCGCGGACTGGACGGACAAGGCCGACTGCTCCGCCATCTGA
- a CDS encoding YciI family protein codes for MKYMLIMRATDEAYAAMGEVDFDQMLEVMGRFNDELIRAGVLVAAEGLTEAEEGVVVDYSSEPPVVTDGPYGETKELFNGFYILNVASKEEAVEWAKRMPMTGSGSGFKTEIRRVSSIDEFPQDNEWIKKEREWREATGQL; via the coding sequence GTGAAGTACATGCTGATCATGCGGGCCACCGACGAGGCCTACGCCGCGATGGGCGAGGTCGACTTCGACCAGATGCTGGAGGTCATGGGGCGGTTCAACGACGAGCTGATCCGGGCGGGCGTGCTGGTCGCCGCGGAAGGGCTCACCGAGGCCGAGGAGGGCGTGGTCGTGGACTACTCGTCCGAGCCGCCGGTGGTCACCGACGGCCCGTACGGGGAGACCAAGGAGCTGTTCAACGGCTTCTACATCCTCAACGTGGCCTCGAAGGAGGAAGCCGTCGAGTGGGCCAAGAGGATGCCGATGACCGGCTCCGGCTCCGGCTTCAAGACCGAGATCCGCCGGGTCTCCTCCATCGACGAGTTCCCGCAGGACAACGAGTGGATCAAGAAGGAGCGGGAGTGGCGGGAAGCGACCGGGCAGCTCTGA
- a CDS encoding RNA polymerase sigma factor, which translates to MSDPTGRNAVAAVWRIESARIVGALARYTGDFALAEDLAQEALAEALVTWPREGVPRNPAGWLLTVGRRRAIDAFRRRSALDEKYAVLARDLGEGGALSGSAATDPTRDGDDVLWDPDQVDDDVLALMFVSCHPVLSREARVALTLRVVGGLTSDEIAKAFLVPTATVQARITRAKKTLGAAGVPFGVPPAEERDARLGSVLNVIYVIFTEGSTASSGGDLIRFDLAGEAQRLARVLTRLVPDRPEAHGLLALLELTAARFPARTGPDGEPVLLEHQDRRRWDRAAIRRGRAALARAAEVGRGLGAYGLQAAIAECHAVAESVGATDWDRIVLLYEALGRLAPSPVVDLNRAVAVSMARGPAAALPVVDELAAAGALAGSHLLPSVRGELLTRLGRLDEARVELERAVELCGNERERTVLGRKLAALRTSS; encoded by the coding sequence CTGAGCGACCCCACCGGGCGCAACGCCGTCGCGGCGGTCTGGCGGATCGAGTCGGCGCGGATCGTCGGCGCCCTGGCCCGGTACACCGGCGACTTCGCGCTGGCCGAGGACCTGGCCCAGGAGGCGCTGGCCGAGGCGCTGGTGACCTGGCCGCGCGAGGGTGTGCCGCGCAACCCCGCCGGGTGGCTGCTGACCGTCGGCCGGCGGCGCGCGATCGACGCGTTCCGCCGCCGGTCGGCGCTCGACGAGAAGTACGCCGTCCTCGCCCGTGACCTGGGCGAGGGCGGCGCTCTCTCGGGCAGCGCGGCGACCGATCCGACCAGGGACGGTGACGACGTGCTCTGGGACCCCGACCAGGTGGACGACGACGTGCTGGCGCTGATGTTCGTCTCGTGCCACCCGGTGCTGTCCCGGGAGGCGCGGGTGGCGTTGACGCTGCGCGTGGTCGGCGGTCTGACCAGCGACGAGATCGCCAAGGCGTTCCTGGTGCCGACGGCGACCGTGCAGGCCAGGATCACCAGGGCCAAGAAGACCCTCGGCGCGGCCGGCGTGCCGTTCGGCGTGCCGCCCGCCGAGGAGCGGGACGCGCGGCTCGGCTCGGTGCTCAACGTGATCTACGTGATCTTCACCGAGGGGTCGACGGCCAGCTCCGGCGGCGACCTGATCCGGTTCGACCTCGCGGGCGAGGCGCAGCGCCTGGCCCGGGTGCTGACCCGGCTGGTGCCGGACCGGCCCGAGGCGCACGGCCTGCTCGCGCTGCTCGAACTGACCGCGGCCCGCTTCCCGGCCCGCACCGGGCCGGACGGCGAGCCCGTGCTGCTGGAGCACCAGGACCGCCGGCGCTGGGACCGGGCCGCGATCCGCCGCGGGCGGGCGGCCCTGGCGCGGGCGGCGGAGGTCGGGCGCGGGCTGGGCGCCTACGGGCTGCAGGCGGCCATCGCGGAGTGCCACGCCGTCGCCGAGTCGGTCGGCGCGACGGACTGGGACCGCATCGTGCTGCTGTACGAAGCGCTCGGCCGGCTCGCGCCGTCACCGGTGGTCGACCTGAACCGGGCGGTGGCGGTGTCCATGGCCCGCGGGCCGGCCGCCGCGCTGCCGGTGGTGGACGAGTTGGCGGCGGCCGGGGCGTTGGCGGGTTCGCACCTGCTGCCGAGCGTCCGCGGCGAGCTGCTGACCCGGCTGGGACGGCTCGACGAGGCCCGGGTCGAGTTGGAGCGGGCCGTGGAGCTGTGCGGGAACGAGCGCGAGCGGACGGTGCTGGGGCGCAAGCTCGCGGCGCTCAGGACATCTTCGTGA
- a CDS encoding serine/threonine-protein kinase, which yields MAEAFGPYRVGELLGRGGMGEVHRAYDTAHDRVVALKRLSAVHNDDEDFRARFRRESRIVARLREPHVIPIHAYGEIDGRLYLDMRLVEGSDLAEVVAGGPLPPDRAVRIVAQVAGALDAAHADGLLHRDVKPSNVLVTPDDFVYLVDFGIARSALPSATHLTESGAVIGTLDYLAPERIGGGPVDGRSDVYALACVLHACVTGNRPFEADSAAALLWAHLQQPPPSASATNPSVPLALDDVIRRGMAKDPAQRYPTAGALATAAARALAPTSTPASDPIPPLAPIRTPAPNPALLPPPTPTPAPRPIPTPVPHPVFRPAPPPPGRKVPTAPLVAGVIALALVAAVLVWAVDWTPGGALANSSTMTFPTTTTTTAEPTTRSTTSPTTTQRSTTTTDERATALLRQLPEVYRDNPTCAPEQPTGAGAVATVACAEANSAHFRFPPPDLAVFHLFPDRAAQDAHFQSLVQANGIPRDDDFGGCRPLTRPAHYALYYRSQSQPAPGEFTTCFVADGVGQVWWVDTRTSITGTVRSAAATDPDRLDQLGYWWNSMILTKMS from the coding sequence ATGGCGGAGGCGTTCGGGCCTTATCGCGTCGGTGAGCTGTTGGGTCGCGGTGGCATGGGCGAGGTGCACCGGGCGTACGACACGGCGCACGACCGCGTGGTGGCGTTGAAGCGGCTCTCCGCCGTGCACAACGACGACGAGGACTTCCGCGCCCGGTTCCGGCGCGAGTCGCGGATCGTGGCACGGCTGCGCGAGCCGCACGTCATCCCGATCCACGCCTACGGCGAGATCGACGGCCGCCTCTACCTGGACATGCGGCTGGTCGAGGGCAGCGACCTGGCCGAGGTCGTCGCGGGCGGACCGCTGCCGCCGGACCGGGCCGTGCGGATCGTCGCGCAGGTGGCGGGCGCACTGGACGCGGCGCACGCGGACGGCCTGCTGCACCGGGACGTCAAGCCGTCGAACGTCCTGGTCACGCCGGACGACTTCGTGTACCTGGTCGACTTCGGCATCGCGCGCAGCGCCCTGCCGTCGGCCACCCACCTGACCGAGTCGGGCGCGGTGATCGGGACGCTGGACTACCTGGCGCCGGAGCGGATCGGCGGCGGACCGGTGGACGGCCGCTCGGACGTCTACGCCCTGGCCTGCGTGCTGCACGCGTGCGTCACCGGCAACCGCCCGTTCGAAGCGGACAGCGCCGCCGCCCTGCTCTGGGCCCACCTCCAGCAGCCCCCGCCGAGCGCATCGGCCACCAACCCCTCCGTGCCGCTCGCGCTGGACGACGTCATCCGCCGGGGCATGGCGAAGGACCCGGCACAGCGCTACCCGACCGCGGGCGCCCTCGCCACCGCCGCGGCCCGAGCCCTTGCGCCCACCTCGACCCCCGCCTCCGACCCGATCCCGCCCCTGGCCCCGATCCGCACCCCAGCCCCGAATCCGGCCCTTCTTCCGCCTCCAACCCCAACCCCGGCCCCGCGCCCGATTCCGACCCCGGTTCCCCATCCGGTGTTCAGGCCCGCGCCACCCCCGCCCGGCCGCAAGGTTCCGACCGCGCCCCTCGTCGCCGGTGTCATCGCCCTGGCTCTGGTGGCCGCGGTGCTGGTCTGGGCGGTGGACTGGACGCCCGGCGGCGCCCTCGCCAACTCCTCCACCATGACCTTCCCCACCACCACGACGACGACCGCCGAGCCCACCACCCGATCCACCACCTCGCCCACGACCACCCAGCGCAGCACCACCACCACCGACGAACGCGCGACCGCCCTGCTCCGACAGCTGCCCGAGGTCTACCGGGACAACCCGACCTGCGCGCCCGAACAGCCGACCGGCGCCGGGGCGGTCGCCACCGTCGCGTGCGCCGAAGCGAACTCCGCGCACTTCCGCTTCCCGCCACCGGACCTGGCCGTCTTCCACCTGTTCCCCGACCGCGCCGCGCAGGACGCGCACTTCCAGTCCCTCGTGCAGGCCAACGGCATCCCGCGCGACGACGACTTCGGCGGCTGCCGCCCCCTGACCCGCCCGGCGCACTACGCCCTGTACTACCGGTCCCAGAGCCAGCCCGCGCCCGGCGAGTTCACGACCTGCTTCGTCGCCGACGGCGTCGGCCAGGTGTGGTGGGTCGACACCCGCACGTCGATCACCGGCACGGTGCGGTCGGCGGCGGCGACCGACCCGGACCGCCTCGACCAGCTGGGTTACTGGTGGAACTCGATGATCCTCACGAAGATGTCCTGA